In Candidatus Tectomicrobia bacterium, the genomic stretch GGCCAAAGCCCCCCGCGGAGGGCAAAGGCCCAACCCATCCATCGCCCGTCATGCAAACCGGCCACGGGCGCCCCGCTCCCTCCGAAAATGGTATTATGGCCCCGCGCCACCCCTTCCACGCGAGAGGAACCTGCATGGACGCGGCCCGGATGGCCGAATGCGAGGAGCGCCTGAACCGCCACTTGAGGCTCAACACCTTCCCGGTGGCGGTGCGGTTCCTGAAGAGCTGGGACGAGCTGCCCCCCCGCGCCAAGCGGCCCCTCAAGGACCTGGGGAACCGCTTCACCACCTGCCAGGCGATCTCCATGGCCCGGCGCTACGGCTGGGTTGTGGCCCTGGGGCGGGAGGACAGCAGCTGCGTCCTGGGGGCCATGGCGCTCGGCATCGAGCGGCGCCTCCCTCACTACGAGGAGGGGAACCTCTGCATCCAGCTCTACACCGAGAGCCTCGCGGCCGGCCGCCTGAGCGAGGAGAGCGTCCCCCGCCTCCCGGAGGGCGAGCACGTCGGCGTGGTGGCCGCCCCCCTCGGCCGGGCCGCCTTCGAGCCCCACTCCATCATCGTCTACGGTAACAGCGCCCAAATCATGCGGCTGGGCCAGGCCTGGCTCTGGAAGCGCGGCGGCACCCTCACGAGCGAGTTCCGGGGGCGCATCGACTGCGCCGACCTGGCCATCGCCCCCCACACGACCGGCCAGCCCCAGATGATCGTCCCCTGCACCGGCGACCGCATCTTCGGCCAGGTGCAGGATCACGAGGTGGCCTTCAGCTTTCCGTTCGATGCGATGGACGAGATCCTCGATGGCCTCGAGGCCACCCACAAGGCGGGCGCCACCCGCTACCCCGTCACCAACTGGCTGAACTACACCGGGGGCTTCCCGCCCTCCTACGAGGCCTACCGCAAGATGCTCGACGAGGACCGCCCGCCCGAACGCCCCTGACCCCCTTTCGATTCCGCCGCCCAAAGACTTTCTGCTATAGTAGCCCCGCCCTCTCGTGCGAAGCGTCCGCGGTTCCTCCAGGATAGCCGGGGGAGTCTCATGGCCGAAGCCACGGAACGGAAAGCCGCCGTCACTCACCCCAACACCTTCTGGGAATACCTCCTCGTCTCCTTGAAGTTCGGCCTCACCTCCTTCGGGGGTCCCATCGCCCACATCGGCTACTACCGCGAGGAGTTCGTGGTGCGCCGCAAGTGGCTCGACGAACGCGCCTTCGCCGACCTCGTCGCGCTCTGCCAGTTCCTCCCCGGCCCCGCCAGCAGCCAGGTGCTGATGGGGGTGGGCGTCATGCGGGCCGGGCTGCCGGGCTGCCTCGCGGGGTTCCTCGGCTTCACCCTGCCCTCGGCCCTCGCCCTCGTCCTCTTCGCCTTCGGGGTGAGCGCGCTCGAGGGGGCGGCCGGGAGCGGCTGGCTCTCGGGCCTCAAGATCGTGGCCGTGGCCGTGGTGGCCCAGGCCGTGTGGGGGATGGCCCGCTCCCTCGCCCCCGATCCTCCCCGCGCCACCGTGGCCATCCTCGCCGCCATCTTCATCCTCGCCGTGCCCGCCGCCTGGTCCCAGGTGGCGGTGATTTTCATCGGGGGGATCATCGGCTGGGCCTTCCTCAAGGGCGAGGCCTCCGCCTCGGACGGCTTCGGCCGCACGGTGGGGCGCGGCGTGGCGGCCGCCTCCTTGATTCTCTTCTTCGGCCTGCTCGTCCTGCTGCCCCTCCTCGCCCGGGCCGTCCCCTCCAATGCCCTGGCCCAGGTCGACAGCTTCTACCGGGCGGGCTCCCTGGTGTTCGGGGGAGGCCACGTGGTGCTGCCCCTGCTCCAGGCCGAGGCCGTGCGGCCCGATTGGGTGACGAACGAGCAGTTCCTCGCCGGCTACGGCGCCGCCCAGGCCATCCCGGGGCCGCTCTTCGCCTTCGCGGCCTACCTGGGGGCCGTGATGGCCACCCCGCCCACCGCCTGGATCGGGGCCGCGATCTGCCTCATCGCGGTTTTCCTTCCCGCCATTCTCCTGATCGTGGGGGCGCTCCCCTTCTGGGACGCCCTGCGCGCCCGGCCCGCCGTCCAGAGCGCCCTGCGCGGGGTGAACGCCGCCGTGGTGGGATTGCTCCTGGCGGCGCTCTACCACCCGGTCTGGACCAGCGCCATCCACAAGCCCCTCGACTTCGCCCTGGGCCTCGCCGCCTTCGGCCTCCTCATGCTGTGGAAGCTCCCCCCCTGGATCGTGGTCATCCTGACCGCCCTGGCGGCCGGCGTCCTCAAGCCGGGCGGATGAAAATGCCGGAATCCCCCGGAATTTCCCGGAAACCGCCGGAAGCCCCCGGCCTCACCGCGCACAGTCGACTGAGGAAAGGGGTCTTTTGACGCGCTTTTTCCCTCAATATCCCTCAATATCCGTGACGGGCGGTTGGACGGCCACCCGATGGCCTCCCGGTTCTGTGGGGCGGGTCTCAGATGCGCACCCCGGGGTGGTCATACCGCGCCACAGCGTTTTTTCATGGGCTTTATCCGTCACTAAGCGTCATTTGCCGTCACTCCCGGTCTCCACGGGCGCACGGCCGTGCGCCTCTACGGAAGGGCGGGCGCGCCGCG encodes the following:
- a CDS encoding DUF169 domain-containing protein; this translates as MDAARMAECEERLNRHLRLNTFPVAVRFLKSWDELPPRAKRPLKDLGNRFTTCQAISMARRYGWVVALGREDSSCVLGAMALGIERRLPHYEEGNLCIQLYTESLAAGRLSEESVPRLPEGEHVGVVAAPLGRAAFEPHSIIVYGNSAQIMRLGQAWLWKRGGTLTSEFRGRIDCADLAIAPHTTGQPQMIVPCTGDRIFGQVQDHEVAFSFPFDAMDEILDGLEATHKAGATRYPVTNWLNYTGGFPPSYEAYRKMLDEDRPPERP
- the chrA gene encoding chromate efflux transporter, whose product is MAEATERKAAVTHPNTFWEYLLVSLKFGLTSFGGPIAHIGYYREEFVVRRKWLDERAFADLVALCQFLPGPASSQVLMGVGVMRAGLPGCLAGFLGFTLPSALALVLFAFGVSALEGAAGSGWLSGLKIVAVAVVAQAVWGMARSLAPDPPRATVAILAAIFILAVPAAWSQVAVIFIGGIIGWAFLKGEASASDGFGRTVGRGVAAASLILFFGLLVLLPLLARAVPSNALAQVDSFYRAGSLVFGGGHVVLPLLQAEAVRPDWVTNEQFLAGYGAAQAIPGPLFAFAAYLGAVMATPPTAWIGAAICLIAVFLPAILLIVGALPFWDALRARPAVQSALRGVNAAVVGLLLAALYHPVWTSAIHKPLDFALGLAAFGLLMLWKLPPWIVVILTALAAGVLKPGG